Proteins co-encoded in one Mycobacterium mantenii genomic window:
- a CDS encoding Jag family protein, whose translation MTDADTTEREVDTELDTQSAAEDAADSGAEEIDDLEERLVAEGEIAGDYLEELLDLLDFDGDIDLDVEGSRAIVSIDGSDDLNKLVGRGGEVLDALQELTRLAVHQKTGVRSRLMLDIASWRRRRREELAALGDKVARRVLESGEREELAPMTPFERKIVHDAVAAVAGVHSESEGVEPARRVVVLHD comes from the coding sequence ATGACAGACGCCGACACCACCGAGCGCGAGGTTGACACCGAGCTCGACACGCAATCGGCCGCCGAGGATGCCGCGGATTCCGGCGCCGAGGAAATCGATGATCTGGAGGAGCGGTTGGTCGCCGAGGGTGAAATCGCCGGCGACTACCTCGAAGAGTTGTTGGACCTGTTGGACTTCGACGGTGACATCGACTTAGACGTCGAGGGCAGCCGCGCGATCGTGAGCATCGACGGCAGCGACGACTTGAACAAGTTGGTGGGCCGTGGCGGCGAGGTGCTCGACGCGCTGCAGGAACTGACCCGGCTGGCGGTACACCAGAAGACCGGCGTGCGGAGCCGCTTGATGCTCGACATCGCGAGCTGGCGGCGCCGCCGCCGGGAGGAATTGGCGGCGCTGGGCGACAAGGTTGCGCGCCGAGTGCTCGAATCCGGCGAACGCGAAGAGCTCGCGCCGATGACGCCGTTCGAACGCAAGATCGTCCACGACGCCGTCGCCGCCGTCGCCGGAGTGCACAGCGAAAGCGAGGGCGTCGAGCCCGCGCGCCGCGTCGTCGTCCTGCACGACTGA